One Oncorhynchus clarkii lewisi isolate Uvic-CL-2024 chromosome 32, UVic_Ocla_1.0, whole genome shotgun sequence DNA window includes the following coding sequences:
- the LOC139391746 gene encoding fatty acid-binding protein, heart-like translates to MAEAFAGTWNLKESKNFDEYMKALGVGFATRQVGGMTKPTTIIEVAGDTVTLKTQSTFKNTEINFKLGEEFDETTADDRKVKSLITVEGGKMIHVQKWDGKETTLVREVSGNALELTLNLGDVICTRSYIKAE, encoded by the exons ATGGCTGAGGCATTCGCAGGCACATGGAACCTGAAGGAGAGCAAGAACTTTGATGAATACATGAAGGCCCTGG GTGTGGGCTTTGCAACACGCCAGGTTGGCGGTATGACCAAGCCCACCACCATCATCGAGGTAGCGGGAGACACGGTCACTCTGAAGACGCAGAGCACCTTCAAGAACACCGAGATCAACTTCAAACTGGGAGAGGAGTTCGACGAGACCACCGCCGACGACAGGAAGGTCAAG tcCCTAATAACGGTTGAGGGTGGTAAGATGATTCACGTGCAGAAGTGGGACGGCAAGGAGACCACTCTGGTTCGTGAAGTCAGCGGCAACGCCCTCGAACTg acACTGAATCTTGGTGATGTCATCTGCACACGCTCCTACATCAAGGCCGAGTAA